The following coding sequences lie in one Leucoraja erinacea ecotype New England chromosome 20, Leri_hhj_1, whole genome shotgun sequence genomic window:
- the decr2 gene encoding peroxisomal 2,4-dienoyl-CoA reductase [(3E)-enoyl-CoA-producing] isoform X2 — MSAAGSVPQDVDSDDCLLNYSYIFSPDILKNKVAFITGGGSGIGFRIAEILMRHGCQTVIASRSLERVQASAAKLRAATGQRCLPASADVRRPETIVAAVDAALQEFGKVDILINGAAGNFLCPASGLSFNAFKTVLEIDTMGTFNTSKILYQKCLKDHGGVIVNITATLSYRGQILQVHAGSAKAAIDAMTKHLAVEWGPDNIRVNSLAPGPVSGTEGFRKLVS, encoded by the exons ATGTCTGCCGCCGGCAGCGTccctcaagatgtggactctgatGACTGCCTACTGAACTACTCCTACATTTTTAGCCCTGATATCCTAAA GAACAAAGTTGCCTTCATCACAGGAGGAGGATCGGGCATCGGATTCCGAATCGCAGAGATCCTGATGAG ACATGGATGTCAGACCGTAATTGCCAGCAGGAGCTTGGAGCGAGTGCAGGCA TCTGCTGCAAAGCTTCGTGCAGCCACTGGGCAGCGCTGTCTCCCAGCGTCAGCGGACGTCAGGAGGCCAGAGACCATCGTTGCTGCCGTGGACGCAGCGCTGCAGGAGTTTGGCAAAGTCGACATCCTCATCAACG GTGCTGCAGGGAACTTCCTCTGTCCGGCCAGTGGACTATCATTCAATGCTTTCAAAACCGTCCTGGAGATCGACACCATGGGAAccttcaacaccagcaaaatctTGTACCAGAAGTGCTTGAAG GACCACGGCGGCGTTATTGTGAACATCACGGCTACACTGAGCTACAGGGGGCAGATTCTACAGGTCCACGCTGGCTCTGCCAAGGCTGCTATAG ATGCAATGACAAAGCACCTAGCGGTGGAATGGGGACCTGACAACATCCGCGTAAACAGTCTGGCACCCGGCCCTGTTTCTGGCACTGAAGGTTTTCGAAAATTGG
- the decr2 gene encoding peroxisomal 2,4-dienoyl-CoA reductase [(3E)-enoyl-CoA-producing] isoform X1, with amino-acid sequence MSAAGSVPQDVDSDDCLLNYSYIFSPDILKNKVAFITGGGSGIGFRIAEILMRHGCQTVIASRSLERVQASAAKLRAATGQRCLPASADVRRPETIVAAVDAALQEFGKVDILINGAAGNFLCPASGLSFNAFKTVLEIDTMGTFNTSKILYQKCLKDHGGVIVNITATLSYRGQILQVHAGSAKAAIDAMTKHLAVEWGPDNIRVNSLAPGPVSGTEGFRKLGGLARAAADHYKLIPLQRVGTKTEIAHGVLYLVSPAASYVTGTSLVIDGGQWLSGANNMSVMLGLLQTSAKL; translated from the exons ATGTCTGCCGCCGGCAGCGTccctcaagatgtggactctgatGACTGCCTACTGAACTACTCCTACATTTTTAGCCCTGATATCCTAAA GAACAAAGTTGCCTTCATCACAGGAGGAGGATCGGGCATCGGATTCCGAATCGCAGAGATCCTGATGAG ACATGGATGTCAGACCGTAATTGCCAGCAGGAGCTTGGAGCGAGTGCAGGCA TCTGCTGCAAAGCTTCGTGCAGCCACTGGGCAGCGCTGTCTCCCAGCGTCAGCGGACGTCAGGAGGCCAGAGACCATCGTTGCTGCCGTGGACGCAGCGCTGCAGGAGTTTGGCAAAGTCGACATCCTCATCAACG GTGCTGCAGGGAACTTCCTCTGTCCGGCCAGTGGACTATCATTCAATGCTTTCAAAACCGTCCTGGAGATCGACACCATGGGAAccttcaacaccagcaaaatctTGTACCAGAAGTGCTTGAAG GACCACGGCGGCGTTATTGTGAACATCACGGCTACACTGAGCTACAGGGGGCAGATTCTACAGGTCCACGCTGGCTCTGCCAAGGCTGCTATAG ATGCAATGACAAAGCACCTAGCGGTGGAATGGGGACCTGACAACATCCGCGTAAACAGTCTGGCACCCGGCCCTGTTTCTGGCACTGAAGGTTTTCGAAAATTGG GTGGTTTGGCAAGGGCTGCAGCAGATCACTATAAACTGATTCCACTGCAGAGAGTGGGGACAAAGACGGAAATAGCCCACGGCGTGCTGTACCTTGTGAGCCCGGCTGCATCGTACGTGACTGGCACATCGCTTGTGATCGACGGTGGGCAGTGGCTTAGCGGAGCCAACAACATGTCGGTcatgctggggctcctgcaaacgTCAGCCAAGCTGTGA